A genomic window from Diorhabda sublineata isolate icDioSubl1.1 chromosome 8, icDioSubl1.1, whole genome shotgun sequence includes:
- the LOC130448403 gene encoding ecto-NOX disulfide-thiol exchanger 2, translated as MFNTVINDVALEFQKNKSRPIEDHDESSQSPSDKRSRTSSRNARDRRDTDKSLDSDSNVSQDVVPISNGPGVGAPNMWGGVMGMGFPMVGMNMLVDPNMMQMNNYGMIPPMLATDHNIIPPDTAMMINPAKEIIHCKSCTLFPPNPNAPLPSIRDRPPGCRTVFVGGLPENMTEEIIMEIFERCGEITTLRLSKKNFCHLRFVYEASVDAAIFLSGYRVRIGSNTDACNTGRLHVDYAQARDDQYEWECRQRQLQREQRHRERMEEERLRPPSPPPVVHYTDREAAAIAEKIKQDETFTKAVQTVITWLERGDCNKRNSNNFYSMIQSTNSHVRRLLNEKSQYEEELRKAKEILKGRMQGILLQFGQIERLFSAACHKKVWDHFTKAQRKNIETWKKQSLEIKNIQLEEIPKEKDDDEMDVSDDEEPSKKKQKTDLTIEERSYKDENDSLKCQIEAYKNEVEVLKTDYKKDMEEKEKQFKMLQQTLHGMQQQLIDTKKRQNEEEAKVKDLQLKLRIERGKQLTDKEIVIIDGSDNEQCDSISVGESPSESVQNLTESDAKLIGIISTFLNVHPFGAGLDYIWSYVSKIESNLRPAEIESLLSRFPTVFKQELFGIGANIERRWMFIAFNADFGDKN; from the exons atgtttaatacAGTTATCAATGACGTTGCATTagagtttcaaaaaaataaatcaagaccAATCGAAGATCACGATGAATCAAGCCAAAGCCCTTCAGATAAAAGATCCCGAACTAGTAGTCGTAATGCAAGAGATAGAAGAGATACAGACAAATCATTAGATTCAGATTCTAATGTTTCTCAAGATGTAGTACCTATTTCTAATGGCCCGGGTGTTGGGGCACCTAATATGTGGGGAGGAGTTATGG GCATGGGGTTTCCCATGGTAGGGATGAATATGTTGGTTGACCCTAATATGATGCAAATGAATAATTACGGTATGATACCTCCAATGCTGGCCACCGATCACAATATAATTCCCCCCGATACTGCTATGATGATTAACCCGgcaaaagaaataattcattgTAAATCGTGTACTCTGTTTCCTCCTAATCCAAATGCTCCATTACCTTCTATCAGGGATAGGCCTCCTGGATGCCGCACTGTATTTGTAGGAGGCCTACCTGAAAATATGACTGAAGAAATTATAATGGAAATATTCGAAAGATGTGGGGAAATTACAACATTGCGTTTAAGCAAGAAGAATTTTTGTCATTTGAGATTTGTCTATGAAGCATCAGTTGATGCTGCTATTTTTCTATCGGGGTATAGAGTTAGAATAGGCTCTAATACTGATGCATGTAATACAGGTAGACTTCATGTTGATTATGCACAG GCAAGAGATGATCAATATGAATGGGAATGTAGGCAGAGACAATTGCAGAGAGAGCAGCGACATAGAGAAAGGATGGAAGAAGAAAGATTAAGACCTCCTTCTCCTCCCCCCGTTGTTCATTATACTGATCGTGAAGCTGCAGCTATTGctgaaaaaatcaaacaagatGAGACATTTACCAAAGCTGTACAG actgTAATAACCTGGCTGGAAAGGGGGGATTGTAATAAGAGGAactctaataatttttattccatgaTTCAGTCGACAAATTCCCATGTGAGAAGATTACTTAATGAAAAAAGTCAATATGAAGAGGAATTGAGGAAAGCCAAAGAAATATTGAAGGGGAGAATGCAGGGTATACTGTTGCAAT TCGGTCAAATTGAGAGATTGTTCTCAGCGGCGTGTCACAAGAAAGTATGGGACCATTTCACCAAGGCTCAGAGAAAGAACATAGAGACTTGGAAAAAGCAGTCATTG gaaataaaaaatattcaattagaaGAAATTCCCAAAGAAAAAGACGACGACGAAATGGACGTGTCCGATGACGAAGAACCGtcgaaaaagaaacaaaagactGATTTAACCATCGAAGAAAGATCGTACAAAGACGAAAACGACAGTTTGAAATGTCAAATCGAAGCGTATAAAAATGAG GTAGAGGTACTAAAAACtgattataaaaaagatatggaagaaaaagaaaaacaatttaaaatgcTTCAACAAACTTTACACGGTATGCAACAACAACTGATAGATACGAAGAAGAGACAAAACGAAGAAGAAGCAAAAGTAAAAGATCTCCAGTTGAAACTTCGGATCGAAAGAGGAAAACAACTCACCGATAAAGAAATAGTTATAATCGATGGTAGTGATAACGAACAATGTGATTCAATTAGTGTAGGTGAAAGCCCCAGTGAAAGTGTGCAAAATTTAACGGAAAGCGATGCTAAATTAATTGGAATAATCTCAACTTTTTTGAACGTTCATCCCTTCGGAGCCGGTTTGGATTACATTTGGTCGTACGTTAGTAAAATCGAATCTAATCTCCGACCAGCTGAAATTGAATCTCTGTTGAGTAGGTTTCCTACGGTGTTTAAACAAGAATTGTTCGGTATAGGCGCTAATATAGAAAGAAGATGGATGTTTATAGCTTTTAATGCAGATTTCggtgataaaaattga
- the LOC130448405 gene encoding integrator complex subunit 10, translating to MEIDLEISDEEYVIQRAKESFKNNPSIAKGWMLTAKIMYPNNFGVQFEAYQIEKNAGNVKEAAKCFSDLTIKFQQQPELWKEIEKLTAALRAESDNNDPEKQFLCEMFRHISSDVQHKLLLFTADHCEDTMEHCRLLLLLLQRFPTAISSNAPRLVDTLISAEKHSVDGHFPVNPYRKLLVCDLLPLLANEKVKVDLSSKLLQKLLHKAIEFYFCYLGLSTNAIQDTETKIENPWTNLFSVIEFIGTQLNWEPYLINFSTNWTKEGYWQKILTFCQTKSKTHPLEDKQLLFCLTIFFVYCLFEYNSSLTPESSPGQIPTSYIMVEAFSDSSLPNLVTETKSKKRKSDSDMTHYSTPTVTVEKPQLKSIQSNFMVCMNCWDLLSSSDNLKREFIKLNAHLNVDTLLSEFVIDYALYKGLYDEALIFLHKITDNSILLQKYIRITGILYSRKNYSACLEPITLALPLLPSNIGSLSNNLITGGSQKHLHYLPVTRMSVLQYLIKVLLRCIKENLPKHNYPDSSIGHIFTLAQLDWPQEEDFIPPLLEQIQQRRSFQYHLFQSYIINVDILEELTYLWTSQGGQIQLDILPHLGQRRIGTRGADKGVKEEIKQAIRRQISRSNEKLDELLISFILNERAQILQSLM from the coding sequence ATGGAGATAGATTTAGAAATATCAGATGAAGAATACGTAATCCAAAGGGCGAAGGAATCGTTCAAGAATAATCCTAGTATAGCAAAGGGATGGATGCTAACAGCAAAAATAATGTACCCTAATAACTTTGGGGTACAATTTGAAGCTTATCAGATAGAAAAGAATGCCGGTAATGTTAAGGAAGCTGCAAAATGTTTTAGCGATTTGactataaaattccaacaacAACCAGAACTTTGGAAAGAAATCGAGAAACTTACGGCTGCCTTAAGAGCTGAATCTGACAATAACGATcctgaaaaacaatttttatgtgaaatgtTTAGACATATATCTTCAGATGTGCAACACAAGCTTTTACTATTCACAGCTGATCATTGTGAAGATACAATGGAACATTGTCGTTTACTTTTACTCCTTTTACAAAGGTTTCCAACAGCTATTTCTAGCAATGCACCAAGACTAGTGGATACTCTTATTAGCGCCGAAAAACATAGTGTTGATGGTCATTTTCCTGTAAATCCTTACAGGAAACTCTTAGTTTGTGATTTATTACCGCTCCTAGCCAATGAAAAAGTCAAAGTAGATTTGTCTTccaaattattgcaaaaattgtTGCATAAAgcaattgaattctatttttgtTACTTAGGTTTGAGTACAAACGCTATTCAAGATACTGAAACGAAAATCGAAAACCCTTGGACTAATCTATTTAGCgttattgaatttattggtaCTCAGCTCAACTGGGAACCATATCTTATAAACTTTTCAACAAACTGGACAAAAGAAGGTTATTGGCAGAAGATCCTAACTTTTTGtcaaacaaaatcaaaaactcaCCCTCTGGAAGATAAACAACTGTTATTTTGTTTgaccatattttttgtttactgcCTGTTTGAATATAACAGCAGCTTAACACCGGAATCTAGTCCTGGACAAATTCCTACTTCGTATATCATGGTAGAAGCATTTTCAGATTCAAGTTTACCAAATTTAGTAACAGAAACCAAAAGTAAGAAACGTAAAAGTGATTCTGATATGACTCACTACTCAACTCCGACAGTAACTGTTGAAAAACCACAACTCAAAAGCATACAAAGTAATTTCATGGTCTGCATGAATTGTTGGGATTTACTCAGCTCCTCGGATAATTTAAAAAGGGAGTTTATTAAATTAAACGCCCATTTAAATGTCGATACTTTGTTGTCCGAATTCGTTATAGATTATGCATTGTATAAAGGATTATATGATGAggcattaatttttttacacaaaataaCTGACAATAGTATAttgcttcaaaaatatattcgaattaCAGGTATACTATATAGTAGAAAAAACTACAGTGCTTGTTTAGAACCAATAACTTTAGCACTGCCTCTGCTACCTTCGAATATAGGAAGTTTGAGTAATAATTTGATTACAGGGGGCAGTCAAAAACATTTACATTACTTACCCGTTACAAGAATGAGTGTACTGCAGTATTTAATTAAGGTGTTATTGAGGTGTATTAAAGAAAACTTGCCCAAACATAATTACCCCGATTCAAGTATAGGACATATATTTACACTGGCACAATTAGACTGGCCTCAAGAGGAAGACTTTATACCCCCTTTGTTAGAACAAATTCAGCAACGCAGATCATTCCAATAccatttatttcaaagttatatCATTAACGTTGATATATTAGAAGAATTAACGTATTTGTGGACGAGTCAAGGTGGTCAGATTCAGCTAGATATTCTGCCTCATTTAGGACAAAGAAGAATAGGTACGAGGGGGGCAGATAAAGGagttaaagaagaaataaaacaagCGATCCGTAGACAAATTTCTAGAAGTAACGAGAAGTTAGATGAATTGTTAATTAGTTTTATATTGAATGAAAGAGCGCAAATTCTACAGAGTTTAATGTAA
- the LOC130448408 gene encoding DNA-directed RNA polymerase III subunit RPC8: protein MFILAEMKNVTRIPPELFNLKLNDAIASELNKKLANKVVLNVGLCIALYDIINLKESFIFPGDGASHTRVNFRFIVFRPFIEEVLIGKIRSCSQEGVHVTLGFFEDIIIPPTALQHPSKFNETEQAWVWEYNTADGSKHDLFMDAGETIRFRVTAEVFNETCPTGPNIIQEGQENSENKIPYMLTGSINEPGLGLLSWWDN from the exons atgtttatcttagcagaaatgaaaaatgttacTAGAATTCCACCGGAGctgtttaatttaaaattaaatgatgctATAGCtagtgaattgaataaaaagctTGCTAATAAA gttgtACTTAATGTTGGACTGTGTATTGCCCTTTATGATATAATAAACCTTAAAGAGTCTTTTATATTTCCTGGTGATGGAGCCTCCCATACAAGAGTTAATTTTCGCTTTATAGTATTCAGACCTTTCATAGAAGAAGTTTTAATCGGAAAAATAAGGAGTTGTAGTCAAGAAGGAGTACATGTAACTTTAGGTTTTTTTGAAGACATTATAATTCCTCCGACAGCATTGCAGCATccttcaaaatttaatgaaactgaACAAGCATGGGTTTGGGAGTATAACACAGCAGATGGTAGTAAACATGATCTTTTCATGGATGCTGGAGAAACTATAAGATTTAGGGTTACAGCTGAGGTATTCAACGAAACATGCCCCACCGGTCCAAATATAATACAGGAAGGAcaagaaaattctgaaaataaaataccatACATGTTAACT ggAAGTATCAATGAACCTGGATTAGGTTTGCTAAGTTGGTGggataattga